In one Halichondria panicea chromosome 4, odHalPani1.1, whole genome shotgun sequence genomic region, the following are encoded:
- the LOC135335463 gene encoding sacsin-like isoform X1, which produces MVILTYCLSDSCYNDLRGLNLLPLANGSFTNFDATSEQQTVFLCSDDCPRSLLPNLDHLLVDVSDDTKLQQSLYSVAASQQTKLRLLTEREVAHLLPQALPSSRNSLVSIPHSQIPSTWLQTFWNWLHKKNLQHFVCQLVVPCYISTSSSKINFHLAPLHSAHAVIYVDTSCSGNLLSALYKMKIKVCLRSEFSYVYHRQLSSNIKIFDTNNLLDAIASTSNYIGVAFTAQEADSMRVFLLSSTYTPSMVRKKVLKNVCIFSSALNSSEELFSVNTAESKSVTQQAIGEPNRCAFNVANLPSNLIILSRGNHYQLQLLQSLSIPFVSDFRLLVNHVFPLIKSKSFPDHLIDKLMPEVLDMFQVLNSREYNMASYLQSLQFVKTSNGRKTPSELFTPFDTDILALYSGEDVFPQSPYNTKGRVQTLQTCGLCVAVTPQRVLDIIYSISCSCSSNPQRVDSLKLSRAKAVLKYISTSTFYNQTGGRYVIANDHYQSYTFSTALKYLATSWSWLPIVSDKPSGYPEEISWKGHGLNSHFISLSNSMVLSPSTENTIPCLVGSQVYIVFPAVADLIANMLPADSNSLSQNVVAHYKEILLHKDQLSADVMNSLVLQVYDYMNSRGVSYLASLYSITEWIYIKKERKFIAPDIVAFKLNSTFKSDLQPYIYILPDILSQYSTLFGSASRVATTVSQAQIVSVLKMIKDDVQTNAIDAWSTIMNILNWLTNNGNKKVPDEVMPEDVLIPVETESELPQLVQASEVVYTDNKFLKDYLQSSEEKDSYQFVHNHIC; this is translated from the coding sequence ATGGTAATTTTAACATACTGTCTTTCCGACAGTTGCTACAACGATCTAAGAGGATTGAATCTTCTGCCCTTAGCAAATGGTAGCTTCACTAACTTTGATGCAACTTCCGAACAGCAGACAGTTTTCCTTTGCTCAGATGATTGTCCACGATCCTTGCTTCCTAACTTGGACCACTTACTTGTCGACGTATCAGATGATACAAAGCTTCAACAAAGTCTATATTCTGTGGCTGCTAGTCAACAGACAAAGCTCCGGCTCCTCACTGAGAGAGAGGTTGCTCATCTCCTTCCTCAGGCTCTACCTTCAAGCAGAAACAGTCTGGTGTCCATTCCCCACTCTCAGATTCCCTCCACTTGGCTTCAGACGTTCTGGAATTGGTTGCATAAAAAAAATCTACAACATTTTGTTTGTCAGCTTGTGGTTCCTTGCTACATCTCTACCTCCAGCTCAAAAATAAATTTTCACCTTGCTCCTCTTCATAGTGCACACGCTGTTATTTATGTCGACACGTCTTGCTCTGGAAATTTGCTCTCTGCTCTCTACAAAATGAAAATCAAGGTTTGTCTACGAAGTGAATTTAGCTATGTATACCATAGGCAACTTTCATCAAACATAAAGATTTTTGACACAAACAACTTATTGGATGCTATAGCATCAACATCAAATTACATAGGAGTTGCTTTCACAGCTCAGGAAGCTGATAGCATGAGAGTGTTTCTCCTATCTAGCACTTACACTCCTTCTATGGTGAGAAAGAAGGTCTTAAAGAACGTTTGCATCTTTTCATCTGCTTTAAACTCATCCGAAGAACTGTTTTCTGTTAACACAGCAGAATCAAAATCAGTAACACAGCAGGCAATAGGAGAACCTAACAGATGTGCTTTCAATGTTGCAAACCTGCCTTCAAACCTAATTATTCTGTCCCGGGGAAACCATTATCAGCTACAGCTATTGCAATCTCTAAGCATTCCATTTGTATCTGATTTCAGACTTCTTGTCAATCATGTGTTCCCGCTCATTAAAAGCAAGTCTTTTCCTGACCACCTCATTGACAAGCTAATGCCAGAAGTGTTGGACATGTTCCAAGTCCTCAACTCCAGAGAGTACAATATGGCCAGTTACCTTCAGAGCTTGCAATTCGTAAAAACAAGTAATGGACGAAAGACTCCTTCTGAACTATTCACTCCTTTTGATACTGATATTTTGGCTTTGTATAGCGGAGAAGATGTATTCCCTCAGTCTCCTTACAACACGAAAGGAAGAGTTCAAACTTTACAAACCTGTGGTCTCTGTGTCGCAGTCACCCCACAACGAGTCCTTGACATTATCTACTCCATTAGTTGTTCTTGCAGCTCAAATCCACAACGTGTTGACAGCTTAAAGCTGAGCCGGGCCAAGGCAGTGCTTAAATACATAAGCACATCTACTTTTTATAACCAAACTGGTGGAAGGTATGTAATAGCTAATGATCATTATCAAAGCTATACCTTCTCGACTGCTCTCAAGTATCTAGCTACCAGCTGGAGCTGGCTCCCAATTGTCAGTGATAAGCCGTCTGGTTATCCTGAAGAGATTTCATGGAAAGGACACGGCCTCAACTCACATTTTATCTCTCTGAGCAATTCGATGGTTTTATCACCTTCAACTGAAAACACTATTCCCTGCCTAGTGGGCTCACAGGTCTACATTGTGTTCCCTGCAGTTGCCGATCTAATTGCCAATATGTTACCAGCTGACTCTAACAGTCTCTCACAGAATGTGGTCGCTCACTATAAAGAGATACTCTTGCACAAGGATCAACTCTCTGCTGATGTTATGAACTCGCTTGTTCTTCAAGTGTATGACTACATGAATAGTCGAGGTGTCTCCTATCTTGCTTCGTTGTACTCTATCACAGAGTGGATTTATATCAAGAAAGAGAGGAAGTTTATAGCACCAGATATAGTAGCTTTTAAGCTAAACTCCACCTTCAAGAGTGATCTTCAACCGTACATCTACATTCTACCCGACATTCTGTCTCAATACTCAACACTTTTTGGCTCAGCTTCTAGAGTCGCAACGACTGTTAGTCAAGCCCAGATCGTTTCCGTTCTCAAAATGATCAAGGACGATGTACAAACTAATGCTATTGATGCTTGGAGTACGATCATGAACATTCTAAACTGGCTCACAAACAATGGAAATAAGAAAGTTCCTGACGAAGTCATGCCAGAAGATGTTCTGATACCAGTAGAGACAGAGTCTGAATTGCCTCAGCTAGTTCAAGCTTCGGAGGTTGTGTACACGGACAATAAATTCCTCAAGGATTACCTGCAATCGTCAGAAGAAAAGGACTCCTACCAATTTGTGCATAACCACATCTGCTAG
- the LOC135335467 gene encoding uncharacterized protein LOC135335467, translating to MDMRNTPWMDGVVLVTQCPYETFRYYFEAAPTGMFWYHSHRVEQQADGLFGGLIIRESVERRLLLEGALGAPVIDDPSTQTIQLHAWAEGTTLDLFTGGLEFFPDKPFGDIPLPPSEQTGTPYTAYEASSGPDGLEVSDIPFWSGLINGKGRHNDVPYNKTRLEIFNIRNDGGLYRFRLVGAQSLYALKFSIDEHNLTVISTDGSLIEPVETQFLIIHTGERYDFIVKGQKPRDDVSDYWIRAETLEVDLDSPGPPYTPAGNLAKGILHYRQSPEQLPRSTDYEMIIQNSIPFNTSTCADISGCVAVN from the coding sequence ATGGATATGAGGAACACCCCGTGGATGGACGGCGTTGTCTTGGTTACTCAATGCCCCTATGAAACATTTCGATATTACTTTGAAGCCGCGCCGACTGGAATGTTCTGGTACCATTCCCACAGAGTGGAGCAACAAGCCGACGGTTTGTTTGGTGGTCTAATTATTCGAGAGTCCGTAGAAAGGCGTCTATTGCTTGAGGGAGCTTTGGGTGCCCCTGTTATTGACGACCCTAGCACTCAGACTATCCAACTGCACGCGTGGGCGGAGGGAACTACACTCGACCTATTCACAGGAGGACTAGAGTTCTTCCCTGACAAGCCATTCGGGGACATCCCCCTACCCCCCAGCGAGCAAACAGGGACCCCCTACACAGCCTACGAGGCTTCCTCTGGGCCAGACGGTTTGGAGGTCAGCGATATACCATTTTGGTCCGGACTTATCAACGGTAAAGGACGACACAATGATGTACCGTACAACAAAACACGATTGGAGATATTCAATATTCGCAACGACGGTGGATTGTATCGTTTTCGACTAGTGGGAGCTCAGAGTTTGTATGCTCTCAAGTTTTCCATTGATGAGCATAATTTGACTGTGATTAGTACGGATGGTAGCCTCATAGAGCCAGTGGAGACACAGTTCCTCATTATACACACCGGAGAAAGATACGACTTTATTGTGAAAGGACAGAAACCACGAGATGATGTCAGTGATTACTGGATACGTGCAGAGACACTGGAGGTTGATCTGGACTCCCCTGGTCCACCCTACACTCCAGCTGGTAATCTAGCCAAGGGCATACTCCATTACAGACAGAGCCCGGAGCAATTACCTCGATCTACTGACTACGAGATGATCATACAAAACTCTATTCCGTTCAACACTTCAACGTGTGCCGATATCAGTGGATGTGTGGCTGTAAATTGA
- the LOC135335466 gene encoding uncharacterized protein LOC135335466, whose translation MESKSEGRFTFEVIHALISRNEYPSSFSKEDKRSLRRRVKCFDAVDGELYYVGSTQETVAINYLDIIHNYSYRYIFVSTYCYMQYYIFKKGDEKRLVVEDKEQRKRIIGAIHDPSHMGVNRTLDMITAKYYWPGQTNEVKEYVKTCTKCQCTNPRLLKPASTLHPIPVTPKVWHTVGMDLIGPLTETPRGNKYVITLTDYFSKWAEAAPLPDKTAHGVAKFLYSVMCRMGCAEVIITDQGREFVNSLSAQLYQKTNTQHRITSAYHPQTNELTERFNQTLSRCLAKTVNDNQDNWDEKINTILMGYRASRQASIKHSPYFMLFQAEMRLPIDSELLPGQPEERTPEEVIEHLLKSREEVFTTAEANIKSAQGKQKETYDRKHQQVSTLSVGMKVLLENTAQKQRKGGKLDSRWLGPYFINRDLGKGLYELKNLSGQILKKKANVCRLKLFNERSLSRDNKQPPEGDRPPERDDQQPPERDDQQPPERDDPQPPERDDPQPPEGDDPQPQKGDDPQPPERDDQQPPKKDDPKKEDPQPPKRDPKSNKCKTKDVFKKTEVQWVNELSLTAHDREILLAPTGMLSDKHVDAAMMLLSGQFSKTSGLQSSLKVQFRLGFRPIDLDKRTRVQGVQILFVPERHHWILTSCIEGSVYVYDSLQTGTKEFPRSVENQLLQLYHPTLSPPQRQEIGLLAECPPVQQQQESYDCGLFAIAWAYHLLVGDSLNTLTLDQQKLRRHLVRCFEKKKLSRFPKSRQETPRSEIVWVSVVASCYQCIRPDSWNDMVQCDGCDRWYHMKCAHIKKAPFSDWHCKDCK comes from the exons ATGGAATccaaaagtgaaggaagatttacctttgaAGTTATTCATGCTCTCATAAGCAGGAACGAGTACCCTTCATCCTTTAGTAAAGAAGACAAGCGTTCCCTGAGGCggagagttaaatgctttgatgcagtgGATGGAGAATTGTACTATGTTGGATCTACCCAAGAGACAGTTGCCATAAATTACCTagatattatacataattatagttatcgCTATATATTTGTGTCTACATactgttacatgcagtattacATTTTCAAAAAAGGTGATGAGAAGAGGCTTGTTGTGGAAGACAAGGAGCAGAGGAAAAGGATTATAGGAGCAATCCATGATCCAAGTCATATGGGAGTCAACAGAACATTGGACATGATCACAGCCAAGTATTACTGGCCTGGTCAAACAAATGAAGTCAAAGAATAT GTGAAAACATGTACCAAGTGCCAGTGTACCAATCCTAGACTACTAAAACCAGCATCGACTCTCCACCCAATACCAGTGACACCAAAGGTTTGGCATACAGTTGGGATGGATTTGATTGGCCCTCTGACAGAGACACCCAGGGGCAACAAGTATGTCATAACGCTCACTGACTATTTCAGCAAGTGGGCGGAAGCAGCCCCACTACCAGACAAGACAGCACATGGAGTAGCTAAATTCCTTTATTCT GTTATGTGCAGAATGGGCTGTGCAGAAGTCATCATCACTGACCAGGGTCGGGAATTCGTCAACTCACTCTCAGCCCAGTTGTACCAGAAAACCAACACCCAGCATAGAATCACTAGCGCTTACCATCCTCAGACAAATGAATTAACTGAGCGGTTTAACCAGACTCTTTCTAGGTGTTTGGCTAAGACTGTGAATGACAACCAAGATAACTGGGACGAGAAGATCAACACGATTCTCATGGGGTATAGGGCATCACGTCAAGCATCGATTAAGCATTCTCCTTACTTCATGCTCTTCCAAGCTGAGATGCGTTTGCCGATTGATAGTGAGCTACTGCCCGGTCAGCCTGAAGAAAGAACCCCAGAAGAAGTTATTGAGCATCTTTTGAAGAGCCGTGAAGAAGTGTTCACAACAGCTGAAGCCAACATCAAGTCAGCACAAGGCAAACAAAAAGAAACGTATGACAGAAAACACCAGCAAGTCAGCACACTTAGCGTGGGTATGAAGGTTTTGCTGGAGAATACTGCTCAAAAGCAGAGGAAGGGAGGAAAACTGGACTCAAGATGGCTAGGGCCATATTTCATCAACCGAGATTTAg gtaagGGCTTATATGAGCTAAAAAACCTTTCTGGTCAAATACTCAAGAAGAAGGCGAATGTCTGTCGGCTGAAGTTGTTTAATGAAAGGAGCTTGTCTAGAGACAATAAACAGCCACCAGAAGGCGATCggccaccagagagagacgaccaacagccaccagagagagacgaccaacagccaccagagagagacgacccacagccaccagagagagacgacccacagccaccagagGGAGACGATCCACAGCCACAAAAGGgagacgacccacagccaccagagagagacgaccaaCAGCCACCAAAGAAAGACGACCCAAAGAAAGAGgacccacagccaccaaaGAGAGACCCTAAGTCAAACAAATGTAAGACTAAGGATGTTTTCAAGAAG ACCGAAGTACAGTGGGTCAATGAGCTCTCTCTCACGGCACATGACAGAGAGATACTACTCGCCCCAACAGGCATGCTGTCTGACAAGCATGTGGATGCTGCAATGATGCTTTTAAGTGGCCAATTCTCCAAAACATCTGGGTTGCAATCGTCACTTAAAGTGCAGTTTCGTCTTGGTTTTCGCCCAATTGATTTGGACAAGCGCACAAGGGTTCAAG GAGTGCAGATACTGTTTGTGCCAGAACGTCATCACTGGATCCTGACAAGTTGTATTGAAGGCAGTGTCTATGTGTATGACAGCCTGCAGACAGGCACTAAGGAATTTCCTAGATCTGTAGAAAATCAACTACTCCAGCTCTACCATCCAACACTTAGTCCACCACAACGTCAAGAAATTGGTTTACTGGCAGAGTGTCCGCCTGTCCAACAACAACAAGAGTCATATGACTGTGGCTTATTTGCTATTGCATGGGCGTACCACCTCTTAGTTGGAGACTCTTTAAACACGCTGACACTGGACCAGCAAAAACTCAGACGGCATTTGGTAAGGTGCTTTGAAAAGAAGAAACTATCAAGGTTCCCAAAATCAAGGCAGGAGACCCCTCGAAGTGAGATAGTGTGGGTATCTGTAGTAGCTTCGTGCTACCAGTGCATAAGGCCTGACTCGTGGAacgacatggtgcagtgtgatggctgcgACAGGTGGTACCACATGAAGTGTGCACATATAAAGAAAGCTCCATTCAGTGACTGGCACTGTAAAGACTGCAAATAG